One window of the Lactobacillus sp. PV034 genome contains the following:
- a CDS encoding NAD(P)-dependent oxidoreductase has product MKIGFIGTGVMGTGIIKNLLKHGNEVTVFNRTKAHAQAVLDAGAVWADTPAAATKNNDVVMTMVGFPKDVEEVYYGKNGILGAAQAGQLLIEMTTSKPSLAQKIAQDGAKKGVAVLDAPVSGGDIGAKNGTLTMMIGGEKADFEKIKPLLTKISSQQYYFGPAGSGQHAKMANQIMIAGTMTGMSEMLVYGKAAGLDLDEVIKTVSSGAGQNWSLSNYGPRILKQDYTPGFFAKHFLKDLRIALEEAEKMNLDLPATTQAKKLYEILVDQKGLGNDGTQALVKLWWK; this is encoded by the coding sequence ATGAAAATTGGATTTATTGGTACTGGTGTTATGGGAACTGGAATTATTAAAAATCTCCTAAAACACGGAAATGAAGTAACAGTTTTTAATCGAACTAAGGCACATGCGCAAGCAGTACTTGATGCAGGTGCTGTTTGGGCAGATACGCCAGCGGCAGCAACAAAAAATAATGATGTAGTGATGACCATGGTTGGTTTTCCAAAAGATGTTGAAGAAGTCTATTATGGGAAAAATGGTATTCTCGGTGCTGCTCAAGCTGGGCAATTGTTAATCGAGATGACAACTAGTAAACCAAGTTTGGCTCAGAAAATTGCTCAAGATGGAGCCAAAAAGGGAGTAGCAGTTTTAGATGCTCCAGTTTCAGGTGGTGATATTGGGGCTAAGAATGGAACTTTGACTATGATGATTGGTGGAGAAAAGGCTGATTTTGAAAAAATTAAACCTTTATTAACTAAAATTAGTAGTCAACAATATTATTTTGGTCCAGCTGGTAGCGGTCAACATGCCAAGATGGCTAACCAAATTATGATTGCTGGCACAATGACTGGAATGAGCGAAATGTTGGTTTATGGCAAAGCTGCAGGCTTAGATCTGGATGAAGTTATTAAAACAGTATCTAGTGGGGCCGGTCAAAACTGGAGTTTGAGCAATTATGGTCCAAGAATTTTGAAGCAAGATTATACACCAGGATTTTTTGCCAAGCACTTTTTGAAAGATTTACGTATTGCTTTGGAAGAAGCAGAAAAGATGAACTTAGATTTACCTGCCACTACGCAAGCTAAAAAGTTATATGAAATTTTGGTAGACCAAAAAGGCTTAGGTAATGATGGTACCCAAGCCCTGGTTAAATTGTGGTGGAAATAG
- a CDS encoding DNA/RNA non-specific endonuclease, which yields MNKKIVTLITGWLAVGGLVTTLNSPLQTNVEAKIKQVIKYDRSPEQKAKKIETENQKTETEIQDLDQKIAKARQQLKKYTGAHAVESVSANKLAQLNYSGQDVITVNNNDPQFSAADLSTQKGAWQEYGNLDNLNRVTSANALLNRSLMPHTKRQPLNVTPTGWHNKRIAGGWLYNRSHLIGYQLTGQNNNWKNLMTGTRQLNDPDMVRYEDQVADYLKANPNNYVRYRVTPIFRGDELLARGVEMEGQSINSNTVHFNVYIFNVENGVTLNYDDGTSKVA from the coding sequence ATGAATAAAAAGATTGTGACCTTAATTACTGGATGGTTAGCAGTAGGTGGACTGGTAACAACTTTGAATTCACCACTTCAAACTAATGTTGAAGCTAAAATCAAGCAAGTAATTAAGTATGATCGTAGCCCAGAACAAAAAGCTAAAAAGATTGAAACCGAAAATCAAAAAACTGAAACTGAGATTCAAGATTTAGATCAAAAAATTGCCAAAGCGCGCCAGCAATTAAAAAAATATACTGGGGCGCATGCAGTTGAATCTGTTTCAGCTAATAAACTAGCTCAGTTAAATTATTCGGGCCAAGATGTAATTACAGTAAATAATAATGATCCCCAATTTAGTGCAGCTGACCTTTCAACACAAAAGGGAGCTTGGCAAGAATATGGTAATTTAGATAACTTGAACCGGGTGACTTCCGCTAATGCATTACTAAATAGATCTCTTATGCCTCATACTAAACGTCAGCCTTTAAATGTTACACCAACTGGCTGGCATAATAAGAGAATTGCTGGAGGCTGGCTCTATAATCGCTCACACTTAATTGGATATCAGTTAACTGGTCAAAATAATAATTGGAAAAATTTAATGACTGGTACACGGCAATTAAATGATCCAGATATGGTGAGATATGAAGATCAAGTAGCTGATTATTTAAAAGCCAATCCTAATAATTATGTTCGTTATCGGGTTACGCCAATTTTTCGTGGTGATGAACTTTTGGCACGTGGAGTAGAGATGGAAGGCCAATCTATTAATTCTAATACTGTTCACTTCAATGTTTATATTTTTAATGTGGAAAATGGCGTAACTTTAAATTATGACGATGGCACAAGCAAAGTAGCGTAA
- a CDS encoding FMN-binding protein encodes MIKYNPGSYSATAKGMSGEIKVDLTVNETAIEDVNIDVSCESIMFGKMAGPHLKDEILAKQSADVDAITGATTTSKAVIEATKEALSKAEK; translated from the coding sequence TTGATTAAGTACAATCCAGGTTCATATTCTGCTACTGCCAAAGGTATGTCAGGAGAGATTAAAGTTGATTTAACTGTTAATGAAACGGCTATAGAAGATGTAAACATTGATGTTTCTTGTGAAAGCATTATGTTTGGTAAAATGGCTGGACCTCATTTAAAAGATGAGATTTTAGCTAAGCAATCGGCTGATGTCGATGCTATTACTGGTGCAACCACTACGTCTAAAGCAGTTATTGAAGCAACTAAAGAAGCTTTGAGTAAAGCTGAAAAGTAA